TCGGCCTCACCGAACACATAGACCGTGTCGTGCACCGAGAACCAGCGCAGCACGTGGAACAGACCGATGAACACCGGGATCTGGACCAGCATCGGCAGACAGCCGCCGAGCGGGTTCACCCCGTGCTCGGACTGAAGCTTCTGCATCTCCATCGCCATCTTCTGGCGATCGTTCGAGTACTTCTCCCGCAGCTTCTGAATCTGCGGCGCGAACTCCTGCATCTTCCGCATCGAGCGCACCTGGCTGATGGCGGGCTTGAGCAGCAGGAGTCGCAGGGTGAAGACCAGGAAGACCACGGACAGCGCCCAGGCGATCCCGTTGTCGGGGCTCAGGATGAACCCGAAGACCCGATGCCAGAACCACATGATGGCTGACACCGGGTAGTAGATGAAGTTGAGCACGAAGCTACTCCTCGGCGCGATTGTCGTTGGTCACCATGGTCTCCTCGGAAGAGTCTCGACGAGGAGGAACGGGGTCTAGCCCGCCTGGGTGCCAGGGACCGCACCGGCCGAGCCTGCGCAGGGTCAACCAGATACCCCGCGCGGCGCCATGGACGGTCAACGCCTCGACGGCGTAGGCACTACAGGTCGGATAGAAGCGACAACTGGCCGGGAGCAGCGGAGAGATCCACCGCTGGTAGGCACGCACCGGCAGCAGCAGGACACGACTGACCGGTCCGGCACGTCTGGCGGCCTCGGACCGATCGTCACTCACATCCCACCTGCCTGTTGCTGGTCGTTCTCGGCTCGACGTCCGGCCTGCGCATCGGCGGTCGGGTCGATCCCGAGTCTGCGCAGGGCGCGGTCGACGTCCGCCGCGAGCTGCTCGCTGGTCGACTCCGCGGCGGGCGGCAGCGCTCTGACGACGACGTCGGTGCCCGGCGGCAGCGCGGCCAGCCGGGCGCGGAAGACATGACGGAGGCGACGAGAGACTCGGTGGCGCACCACGGCGTCACCCACCGCCTTGCTCACGACAAAACCCACCCGAGCACTGCCTGCTCGGGTGGGGGTGG
This genomic stretch from Actinoalloteichus hoggarensis harbors:
- the yidD gene encoding membrane protein insertion efficiency factor YidD; its protein translation is MSDDRSEAARRAGPVSRVLLLPVRAYQRWISPLLPASCRFYPTCSAYAVEALTVHGAARGIWLTLRRLGRCGPWHPGGLDPVPPRRDSSEETMVTNDNRAEE
- the rnpA gene encoding ribonuclease P protein component, which codes for MLPSAARLTRSQDFSTVVRRGRRAGRPRVVVHVLAVLRRDDGTSSTAEEAMAEGQRSTPTRAGSARVGFVVSKAVGDAVVRHRVSRRLRHVFRARLAALPPGTDVVVRALPPAAESTSEQLAADVDRALRRLGIDPTADAQAGRRAENDQQQAGGM